The Magnolia sinica isolate HGM2019 chromosome 9, MsV1, whole genome shotgun sequence genome contains a region encoding:
- the LOC131255075 gene encoding receptor-like protein 7, translated as MAILFSSKNPAFLILFFLSSLLFLTTQQCNHHHFSALLDLKNGFDFPAFYTLYTLLSWNSNNPDCCSWEGITCDGPTGHVISLDLSELFISGRIDFESLFRLRSMRRLNLAYNEFDASPFPSGFDQLTSLTHLNLSHLSFYGQIPLEFSRLTTLVSLDLSRNQYRNGSGFHFLKLENPSIGAVVQNLSNLSELYLDWLHFLSELDLSYNNLSSAVPSFPGSLRKLILQELPSFPGSLRKLILRGCDLSASINSSLSQLHFLSELDLTYTNLSSAVPNFIGNLSSLTSLLLKDCGLRGKFPESVFQMPNLQIIDISDNPLVAINLPEFPQNNTLQRLILSCTGLSGKLPDSLGNLKFLTELDLSNCNLSGSLPSSLWNLTKLQYLYLSSNKLSGPIPSSLFSLQSLHTLDLTGNQLSGLLGEFHNVSSSQLELLYLDSNKLQGMIPRFIFQLTKLQLLHLSSNNFSGVVELGLFQNLKKLYSLDLSDNNLSVQYGSGNSTFVSFPQFQSLLLRSCNISTFPNFLRNQVRLMELDLSCNKISGEIPKWIREVGNGSLVSLNLSHNVLQGIKPSPHLLLSNYSVIDLSFNMLKGSLPIPSPFVIFFSVSNNSLGGEIPRSVCNATSLTVLDLSHNHFIGQIPPCLGEIGDALSVLNLQGNAFNGTLLQTFKEGCNIQTLDLSGNQLEGQVPRSLANCKMLEVLNLANNQIHDTFPFWLEALSQLRVLVLRSNQFHGTIRHPLTNHPFPLLQIFDLSFNSFEGNLPSNMFKSWKAMMEDDKSQSLVLGTMINRSSIYYRNKVSVVNKGLMMEVVKILTAFTVVDLSENKFHGDIPESIGDLESLLVLNMSNNDFTGGIPTSLQNLRDLESLDLSNNKLSGEIPWQLTDLTFLAVLNLSQNFLVGKIPQSRQFLTFNSESFKENSGLCGPPLSKKCEDAESAPPSPLSTLQSERKYDWELMWIGFGVGHGVGVGMLFWTLALWRKGRREFYIFIDRMHSLIFPSMGFPKWQ; from the exons ATGGCTATCCTCTTTTCTTCTAAAAACCCAGCATTTCTCATTCTCTTCTTTTTAtcatctcttctctttctcactaCCCAACAATGCAACCATCACCACTTCTCTGCTTTGCTCGACTTAAAGAATGGCTTTGACTTCCCTGCTTTTTACACCCTCTATACTCTCCTCTCTTGGAATTCGAACAATCCCGATTGCTGCTCTTGGGAAGGCATCACGTGCGATGGACCCACTGGTCACGTGATCAGCCTCGACCTCAGTGAGCTCTTTATCTCTGGTCGGATTGATTTTGAAAGCCTATTTCGTCTTCGGAGCATGCGGAGGCTTAACCTCGCTTACAACGAGTTTGATGCCTCTCCATTCCCATctgggtttgaccagctcaccagtttgacccatctcaacctctctcACTTATCCTTTTACGGCCAAATCCCACTGGAATTCTCCCGCTTGACCACTTTGGTTTCTCTCGATCTTTCTCGCAATCAATATCGGAATGGTTCTGGATTTCATTTCctgaaactcgaaaacccaagcaTTGGAGCAGTcgtccaaaacctgtccaatctgAGTGAACTCTATCTGGACTGG ctccatttcttatctgaattAGACCTCAGCTATAAcaatctctcctctgcagtgcccagcttcccagGGAGTCTCCGCAAGTTGATCTTACAAGAAT tgcccagcttcccagGGAGTCTCCGCAAGTTGATCTTACGAGGTTGTGACCTTTCAGCCTCCATCaattcttccctttcacagctccatttcttatctgaacttgACCTCACCTATACCAATCTCTCCTCTGCCGTGCCCAATTTCATAGGGAACTTATCCTCATTGACGTCCCTGCTCCTTAAAGATTGTGGATTGCGTGGAAAATTCCCTGAGAGTGTTTTCCAGATGCCAAATCTACAAATCATTGACATATCAGacaatccacttgtagctatcaatttGCCGGAGTTCCCTCAAAACAATACTCTACAGCGATTGATCCTTTCATGCACTGGATTATCAGGAAAGTTACCAGATTCTCTCGGTAATCTCAAATTCTTGACTGAATTAGACCTCAGCAATTGCAACTTGTCAGGATCATTACCATCCTCACTTTGGAACCTTACCAAACTGCAATATCTGTATCTTTCATCCAATAAATTGAGCGGTCCAATTCCTTCATCATTGTTTTCACTCCAATCATTACATACACTGGACCTCACAGGTAACCAACTTAGTGGTCTATTAGGCGAGTTCCACAATGTCTCTTCTTCACAGCTGGAGTTACTCTATTTGGATAGCAATAAATTGCAGGGGATGATACCGAGATTCATCTTTCAACTTaccaagcttcaactacttcaccTTTCTTCCAATAATTTCAGTGGTGTTGTGGAGCTAGGCttatttcaaaatctcaaaaaactttACTCTCTGGATCTTTCAGATAACAACTTGTCAGTCCAATATGGCAGTGGTAATTCCACATTTGTTTCCTTCCCCCAGTTTCAATCTTTGTTGTTACGTTCTTGCAACATCAGCACATTTCCAAATTTCTTGAGAAATCAAGTGCGGTTGATGGAACTGGACCTTTCCTGCAATAAAATTAGTGGTGAAATACCCAAATGGATACGGGAGGTTGGCAATGGGTCTTTAGTCTCTTTAAATCTTTCGCACAACGTTCTGCAGGGAATAAAACCATCTCCCCATCTTTTGTTGAGTAACTATAGCGTTATTGACCTTAGCTTCAACATGTTGAAAGGTTCACTTCCAATCCCATCACCCTTCGTCATATTCTTTTCAGTTTCAAACAATAGCcttggtggtgaaatccctcgATCAGTTTGCAATGCAACATCCCTAACAGTCCTTGATTTATCTCACAATCACTTCATTGGTCAGATTCCACCATGTTTGGGTGAGATTGGTGATGCCCTGTCTGTGTTGAATCTTCAAGGAAATGCTTTCAATGGCACATTACTTCAGACATTTAAAGAGGGATGTAACATACAAACGCTTGATCTCAGTGGGAATCAATTAGAGGGCCAAGTGCCAAGGTCTTTGGCCAATTGCAAAATGTTGGAGGTATTAAACCTTGCAAACAATCAAATACATGACACCTTCCCTTTTTGGTTGGAAGCTTTATCACAGTTGCGTGTTCTCgtcttgagatccaaccaatttcaCGGCACCATCAGGCATCCTCTAACAAATCACCCTTTTCCTCTGTTACAAATTTTCGACCTCTCTTTCAATAGCTTTGAGGGTAATTTGCCATCAAATATGTTCAAGAGCtggaaggcaatgatggaagaTGACAAATCCCAATCTTTGGTCCTTGGCACAATGATAAACAGAAGTTCCATATACTATCGAAACAAAGTGTCCGTAGTCAACAAAGGGCTAATGATGGAAGTGGTAAAGATCCTTACTGCCTTCACTGTAGTGGATCTCTCGGAGAACAAATTTCATGGGGATATCCCAGAATCAATTGGAGATCTAGAGTCACTCCTTGTGCTCAATATGTCCAACAATGATTTTACCGGcggaattccaacatcacttcaGAATCTAAGGGATCTAGAGTCATTAGATCTCTCAAATAATAAATTGTCTGGAGAGATCCCTTGGCAGCTCACAGATCTAACATTCCTTGCAGTGTTGAATCTCTCACAAAATTTTCTCGTGGGAAAAATACCACAAAGCCGGCAGTTTCTTACATTTAACAGCGAATCATTCAAAGAGAACTCAGGATTGTGTGGACCTCCACTATCAAAGAAATGCGAAGATGCAGAGAGTGCACCACCGTCCCCTCTGTCAACATTGCAATCTGAAAGGAAATATGATTGGGAATTAATGTGGATAGGATTTGGAGTTGGACACGGAGTAGGTGTAGGGATGCTTTTCTGGACCCTAGCACTTTGGAGGAAGGGAAGGAGAGAATTCTATATATTTATTGATAGAATGCattccttaatttttccttccaTGGGGTTTCCTAAATGGCAATGA